In the genome of Streptococcus oralis, one region contains:
- a CDS encoding cysteine hydrolase family protein has product MTKALISIDYTEDFVADHGKLTAGAPAQAISEAIAQVTRLAFNRGDYVFFTIDAHEEEDDFHPESKLFPPHNIIGTSGRNLYGKLADFYQVHASDSRVFWMDKRHYSAFSGTDLDIRLRERRVDTVILTGVLTDICVLHTAIDAYNLGYQIEVVKPAVASIWPENHQFALGHFKNTLGAKLLDENLSEIKE; this is encoded by the coding sequence ATGACAAAGGCTTTAATCTCAATTGACTATACAGAGGATTTTGTAGCAGACCATGGAAAGTTAACTGCTGGTGCTCCTGCTCAAGCCATATCAGAGGCGATTGCTCAGGTGACCAGACTGGCTTTTAATCGTGGAGACTATGTTTTCTTCACCATTGATGCTCATGAGGAAGAGGATGATTTTCATCCTGAGAGTAAACTTTTCCCACCTCACAACATCATTGGAACTAGTGGTCGCAACTTGTATGGAAAACTAGCAGATTTTTACCAAGTCCATGCTTCTGATAGTCGTGTTTTTTGGATGGACAAGCGTCACTATTCAGCATTTTCAGGAACGGATTTAGATATCCGCTTGCGAGAACGTAGAGTTGATACAGTCATCTTAACGGGTGTTTTGACAGATATTTGTGTTCTCCATACGGCTATTGATGCTTATAACTTAGGTTATCAAATCGAGGTTGTCAAGCCTGCTGTTGCTTCTATCTGGCCAGAAAATCATCAGTTTGCTCTTGGACATTTTAAGAATACTCTGGGAGCCAAATTGTTGGATGAAAATCTGTCTGAAATTAAAGAATGA